From a region of the Corallococcus coralloides DSM 2259 genome:
- the ribD gene encoding bifunctional diaminohydroxyphosphoribosylaminopyrimidine deaminase/5-amino-6-(5-phosphoribosylamino)uracil reductase RibD, with protein MRLLTRSRLQAVKTPRSKRAADFDHAVAEFFMRIALEEAAKGLGRTSPNPVVGAVLVKGGRIIARGHHKKAGTAHAEVVALEAAGSKARGADLYTTLEPCDHYGRTPPCSLAVLEAGVRRVFSASSDPNPLVSGKGLNRLKRGGVAVVTHVLKDEADALNRPFFKMMRTGLPWVTLKAAVTLDGKIAAPSGDSRWVTGEASRAWVHRLRDQVDAILVGANTVRMDDPQLTTRLPGGGGKDPVRVVVDSHLKLSPGHTVFTQRSPARTVIATLEDPEGRRARRFLAQGVEVWNVRAKQDRVDLKAVLKRVKKEGLNHVLVEGGAGLYGTLLREHLADALALFLAPKLVGAGGLTWAGELGVKDMAHALAVKDLTMEKVGDDVLLRALL; from the coding sequence ATGCGCTTGCTCACGCGGTCACGGTTGCAGGCGGTGAAGACGCCCCGCTCCAAGCGCGCGGCGGACTTCGACCACGCGGTGGCCGAGTTCTTCATGCGCATCGCCCTGGAGGAGGCCGCCAAGGGCCTGGGCCGCACCAGCCCCAACCCCGTCGTGGGGGCGGTGCTGGTGAAGGGCGGGCGCATCATCGCGCGCGGCCACCACAAGAAGGCCGGCACGGCGCACGCGGAGGTCGTCGCGCTGGAGGCCGCGGGCTCCAAGGCGCGCGGCGCGGACCTCTACACGACGCTGGAGCCGTGCGACCACTACGGGCGCACCCCGCCGTGCAGCCTGGCGGTGCTGGAGGCCGGCGTGCGGCGCGTGTTCAGCGCTTCGTCGGACCCGAATCCGCTCGTCAGTGGCAAGGGGCTCAACCGGCTCAAGCGCGGCGGCGTGGCGGTGGTGACGCACGTCCTCAAGGACGAAGCGGACGCGCTCAACCGGCCCTTCTTCAAGATGATGCGCACGGGCCTGCCGTGGGTGACGCTCAAGGCCGCGGTGACGCTGGACGGGAAGATCGCCGCGCCCTCGGGCGACTCGCGCTGGGTGACGGGCGAGGCGTCACGCGCGTGGGTGCACCGGCTGCGCGACCAGGTGGACGCCATCCTCGTGGGCGCCAACACCGTGCGCATGGACGACCCGCAGCTCACCACGCGGCTGCCGGGCGGCGGGGGCAAGGACCCGGTGCGCGTGGTGGTGGACTCGCACCTCAAGCTGTCCCCGGGGCACACCGTCTTCACGCAGCGCAGCCCCGCGCGCACCGTCATCGCCACGCTGGAGGACCCGGAGGGCCGGCGCGCCCGGCGCTTCCTGGCCCAGGGCGTGGAGGTGTGGAACGTGCGCGCGAAGCAGGACCGCGTGGACCTGAAGGCCGTCCTCAAGCGCGTGAAGAAGGAGGGGCTCAACCACGTGCTCGTGGAGGGCGGCGCGGGCCTGTATGGCACGCTGCTTCGCGAGCACCTGGCGGATGCGCTCGCCCTGTTCCTCGCCCCCAAGCTGGTGGGGGCCGGGGGCCTGACGTGGGCGGGCGAGCTGGGCGTGAAGGACATGGCCCATGCCCTGGCCGTGAAGGACCTGACGATGGAGAAGGTGGGGGACGACGTCCTCCTGCGCGCGCTGCTCTGA
- a CDS encoding riboflavin synthase translates to MFTGLIQDTGTVTRVTSGAMTDFWIRTSLGAEAFALGESIAVDGACLTVVEKGGDTFRVQAAPETLRRTTLGDRKTGDKVNLERALALGDRLGGHLVSGHVDAVSEVLETFAEGGSWVMVFRLPPELAPCFIEKGSVTIDGISLTVNAVDASTFRVQLIPETQARTTLHGKGPGAKVNLEGDLIGKYVARLYALRGAPEAAAQGAGLTEAVVRAAGFSPRG, encoded by the coding sequence ATGTTCACCGGACTCATCCAGGACACTGGCACCGTCACCCGCGTCACCTCTGGCGCGATGACCGACTTCTGGATTCGCACCTCGCTGGGCGCGGAGGCCTTCGCCCTGGGGGAATCCATCGCCGTGGACGGCGCGTGCCTCACGGTGGTGGAGAAGGGCGGAGACACCTTCCGCGTGCAGGCGGCCCCGGAGACGCTGCGGCGCACCACCCTGGGGGACCGGAAGACGGGCGACAAGGTGAACCTGGAGCGGGCGCTCGCCCTGGGGGACCGGCTGGGCGGACACCTGGTGTCGGGCCACGTGGACGCCGTCAGTGAAGTGCTGGAGACGTTCGCGGAGGGCGGCTCGTGGGTGATGGTGTTCCGGCTGCCCCCGGAGCTGGCGCCCTGCTTCATTGAAAAGGGCTCCGTCACCATCGACGGCATCAGCCTCACGGTGAACGCGGTGGATGCCAGCACCTTCCGGGTGCAGCTGATTCCGGAGACGCAAGCGCGCACCACCCTGCACGGCAAGGGCCCTGGGGCGAAGGTGAACCTGGAGGGCGACCTCATTGGCAAGTACGTGGCCCGGCTGTACGCCCTCCGGGGGGCCCCGGAGGCCGCCGCCCAGGGAGCGGGGCTGACGGAGGCGGTGGTACGGGCAGCGGGTTTCAGCCCTCGCGGGTAG
- the nusB gene encoding transcription antitermination factor NusB: MGARRTARERALQALYKLEMTQGATTREALDAAWAASAEDGTPEPDAVKFAKEIVEGVEAHREEIDGLIERHSHNWRLDRMSRIDRNVLRLGIFELKYRPDIPRKVTINEAVELGKNFGNEESSAFVNGLLDRVAVALGKP, translated from the coding sequence ATGGGCGCGCGCAGAACAGCACGGGAGCGGGCGCTGCAGGCGCTCTACAAGTTGGAGATGACCCAGGGCGCCACCACGCGGGAGGCCCTGGACGCGGCGTGGGCCGCCTCCGCGGAGGACGGCACACCGGAGCCGGACGCGGTGAAGTTCGCCAAGGAGATCGTGGAGGGCGTGGAGGCCCACCGCGAGGAGATTGACGGGCTCATCGAACGCCACAGCCACAACTGGCGCCTGGACCGCATGTCCCGCATCGACCGCAACGTCCTGCGGCTGGGCATCTTCGAATTGAAGTACCGCCCGGACATCCCCCGCAAGGTGACCATCAACGAGGCGGTGGAGCTGGGGAAGAACTTCGGCAACGAGGAGTCGAGCGCCTTCGTCAACGGCCTCTTGGACCGCGTCGCGGTGGCGCTCGGGAAGCCGTGA
- the fabG gene encoding 3-oxoacyl-[acyl-carrier-protein] reductase, with protein MSGFKDKVVLVTGGSRGIGRACAQAFAKAGASTVVISYVGNEAAAQETVGLLQQAGAKAEAVKFDLADTAACAGAIDGVVKTHGRLDVLVNNAGMAIDGLVMRVKDEDWDRQLDTNLRGAFALIRAASRPMMKQRSGAIINITSVVGEMGNPGQAAYSAAKAGLIGLTKSVAKELATRSIRVNAVSPGFIGTDMTSHLDDELRQKMVGGIALGRLGNPEEVAGAVVFLASDAASYITGEVLKVNGGMYM; from the coding sequence ATGAGCGGCTTCAAGGACAAGGTGGTGCTGGTGACGGGCGGCTCGCGCGGCATCGGCCGGGCGTGCGCGCAGGCCTTCGCGAAGGCGGGCGCGTCCACCGTGGTCATCAGCTACGTGGGCAACGAGGCCGCCGCGCAGGAGACGGTCGGCCTGCTCCAGCAGGCGGGCGCGAAGGCGGAGGCCGTGAAGTTCGACCTGGCGGACACCGCCGCGTGCGCGGGCGCCATCGACGGCGTCGTCAAGACGCACGGCCGGCTGGACGTGCTGGTGAACAACGCGGGCATGGCCATTGACGGCCTGGTGATGCGCGTCAAGGACGAGGACTGGGACCGGCAGCTGGACACCAACCTCCGGGGCGCCTTCGCGCTCATCCGCGCCGCCAGCCGCCCCATGATGAAGCAGCGCTCTGGCGCCATCATCAACATCACCTCGGTCGTGGGGGAGATGGGCAACCCGGGGCAGGCGGCCTACTCGGCGGCCAAGGCGGGGCTCATCGGCCTGACCAAGTCGGTGGCCAAGGAGCTGGCCACCCGGAGCATCCGCGTCAATGCCGTGTCCCCCGGGTTCATCGGGACGGACATGACGTCGCACCTGGACGACGAGCTGCGGCAGAAGATGGTGGGCGGAATCGCGCTCGGCCGCCTGGGCAACCCGGAGGAGGTCGCCGGGGCCGTGGTGTTCCTCGCGAGTGATGCGGCGTCCTACATCACCGGCGAGGTCCTGAAGGTCAACGGCGGCATGTACATGTAA
- the glyA gene encoding serine hydroxymethyltransferase, translating to MENTRTLSQVDPEIAQVLRHETERQEEGLELIASENFVSPAVLEAVGSVLTNKYAEGYPGKRYYGGCEVVDVAENLAIARAKELFGADAVNVQAHSGSQANMGAFMALMKPGDTMLSLDLNSGGHLTHGAAFNFSGKLYKVVHYGLSRDTETIDFAQVESLALEHKPKVLVVGASAYPRTLDFAKFREIADKVGAAMLVDMAHIAGLVAAGVHPSPVPFAEIVTTTTHKTLRGPRGGMVLSREAFAKTINSQIFPGIQGGPLMHAIAGKAVAFKEALSPEFKTYQKQIVSNAQALAEALKSAGLRLCSGGTDNHLMLVDLRAKKLTGKVAEDVLGKAGITVNKNMIPFDPEKPTTTSGVRVGTPAITTRGMREAEMAVVGRLIGQALDVAQDDAALARVKGQVKELAQGFPLYASRLK from the coding sequence ATGGAGAACACCCGCACGCTGTCCCAGGTGGATCCTGAAATCGCCCAGGTGCTCCGGCACGAGACGGAGCGTCAGGAGGAGGGGCTGGAGCTCATCGCCTCCGAGAACTTCGTCAGCCCGGCGGTGCTGGAGGCGGTGGGCTCCGTGCTCACCAACAAGTACGCGGAAGGCTACCCCGGCAAGCGCTACTACGGCGGCTGCGAGGTGGTGGACGTGGCGGAGAACCTGGCCATCGCGCGCGCGAAGGAGCTGTTCGGCGCGGACGCGGTGAACGTGCAGGCGCACTCCGGCAGCCAGGCCAACATGGGCGCCTTCATGGCGCTGATGAAGCCGGGCGACACCATGCTGTCGCTGGACCTGAACTCCGGCGGCCACCTCACCCACGGCGCGGCGTTCAACTTCTCCGGCAAGCTCTACAAGGTCGTCCACTACGGCCTGTCCCGCGACACGGAGACCATCGACTTCGCGCAGGTGGAGTCGCTGGCCCTGGAGCACAAGCCCAAGGTGCTGGTGGTGGGCGCGAGCGCGTACCCGCGCACGCTCGACTTCGCGAAGTTCCGGGAGATCGCCGACAAGGTGGGCGCCGCCATGCTGGTGGACATGGCCCACATCGCGGGCCTGGTGGCCGCGGGCGTGCACCCGTCGCCCGTTCCCTTCGCTGAAATCGTCACCACCACCACGCACAAGACGCTGCGCGGCCCGCGTGGCGGCATGGTGCTCAGCCGCGAGGCCTTCGCGAAGACCATCAACAGCCAGATCTTCCCCGGCATCCAGGGCGGCCCGCTGATGCACGCCATCGCGGGCAAGGCGGTGGCCTTCAAGGAGGCGCTGTCGCCGGAGTTCAAGACGTACCAGAAGCAGATTGTGTCCAACGCGCAGGCGCTGGCGGAGGCGCTGAAGTCCGCGGGCCTGCGGCTGTGCTCGGGCGGCACGGACAACCACCTGATGCTGGTGGACCTGCGCGCCAAGAAGCTCACCGGCAAGGTGGCCGAGGACGTGCTGGGCAAGGCGGGCATCACGGTCAACAAGAACATGATCCCCTTCGACCCGGAGAAGCCCACGACGACCTCTGGCGTCCGGGTGGGCACCCCGGCCATCACCACGCGCGGCATGCGCGAGGCGGAGATGGCGGTGGTGGGCCGGCTCATCGGCCAGGCGCTGGACGTCGCGCAGGACGACGCGGCGCTCGCGCGGGTGAAGGGGCAGGTGAAGGAGTTGGCCCAGGGCTTCCCGCTGTACGCCTCGCGGCTGAAGTAA
- a CDS encoding beta-ketoacyl-ACP synthase III translates to MARTHIIGTGSYAPTQVLTNQDLERLVETSDAWIRERTGIQERRQAAPDEATSDLAVNAARNALEMAGVAPGDLDLIVVGTVTADMPMPSCAALVQSKLGAKRAFAFDVSAACAGGLYALSVADQFVRSGQVKRALVVGADLLTRAVDWTDRNTCVLFGDGAGALVLGAEQDADEDAMAPRGILSTHLRTDGDLANLLCIPAGGSRTPVTADNVDANLHKLKMNGKEVFRFAVRALVESTQASLGAHGMDTTQVDHVIAHQANLRILEAVMERLEIPKEKCWLNLHKYGNTSSASLPMSLDEAQRAGRLKRGDVIAMMAIGAGMAWGSAVVRW, encoded by the coding sequence GTGGCACGCACGCACATCATCGGAACCGGTTCCTATGCTCCCACGCAGGTCCTGACCAACCAGGACCTGGAGCGCCTGGTGGAGACGAGCGACGCGTGGATCCGCGAGCGCACCGGCATCCAGGAGCGCAGGCAGGCCGCCCCCGACGAGGCGACGAGCGACCTGGCGGTGAACGCCGCCCGCAACGCGCTGGAGATGGCGGGCGTGGCGCCCGGCGACCTGGACCTCATCGTCGTGGGCACCGTCACCGCGGACATGCCCATGCCGTCCTGCGCCGCGCTGGTGCAGTCGAAGCTGGGGGCGAAGCGCGCCTTCGCCTTCGACGTGTCCGCCGCGTGCGCCGGGGGGCTGTACGCGCTGAGCGTGGCGGACCAGTTCGTGCGCTCGGGGCAGGTGAAGCGCGCGCTCGTCGTGGGCGCGGACCTGCTCACCCGCGCGGTGGACTGGACGGACCGCAACACCTGCGTCCTCTTCGGAGACGGCGCGGGCGCCCTGGTGCTGGGGGCGGAGCAGGACGCGGACGAAGACGCCATGGCGCCGCGCGGCATCCTCTCCACCCACCTGCGCACCGACGGCGACCTCGCGAACCTGCTCTGCATCCCCGCCGGTGGCTCGCGGACCCCCGTCACCGCGGACAACGTGGATGCAAATCTTCACAAGCTCAAGATGAACGGGAAGGAAGTGTTCCGCTTCGCGGTGCGCGCGCTGGTGGAATCCACCCAGGCATCCTTGGGGGCCCACGGAATGGATACGACGCAGGTGGACCATGTCATCGCCCATCAGGCGAACCTGCGAATCCTGGAAGCCGTGATGGAGCGGCTGGAGATTCCCAAGGAAAAATGCTGGCTCAACCTGCACAAGTACGGCAACACGTCGTCCGCCTCGCTGCCCATGTCGCTGGACGAGGCGCAGCGCGCCGGCCGCCTCAAGCGCGGCGACGTCATCGCGATGATGGCCATTGGCGCGGGGATGGCGTGGGGCAGCGCGGTGGTGCGCTGGTAG
- the fabD gene encoding ACP S-malonyltransferase has protein sequence MAKVAFVFPGQGSQAVGMGKDLYEQFPEARAVFDAVDDALHEKLSTSCFEGPEEALKLTANTQPAILTVSAAVHAVFQKRGPAPAFVAGHSLGEYSALVAAGAMDLQDAARAVRARGTFMQEAVPVGTGGMAVILGLTPDAVKAACDAAAEGQVVSPANYNSPEQTVIAGHAAAVERAGARCKEAGAKRVMPLPVSAPFHCALMDPVKPRLAEVLAGVRINAPSVPVVSNVEARPNADASRIVPLLLDQVSAPVRWIECVESLKANGVTHVVELGPGKVLGGLIKRITKDIESFNVENAATLEKVLAALGAA, from the coding sequence ATGGCGAAGGTCGCGTTCGTGTTTCCCGGGCAGGGCAGTCAGGCCGTGGGGATGGGCAAGGACCTCTACGAGCAGTTCCCTGAAGCGCGGGCCGTCTTCGACGCCGTGGACGACGCGCTGCACGAGAAGCTCTCCACCTCCTGCTTCGAGGGCCCGGAAGAGGCGCTGAAGCTCACCGCCAACACCCAGCCGGCCATCCTCACGGTGTCGGCCGCGGTTCACGCGGTGTTCCAGAAGCGGGGACCTGCCCCCGCGTTCGTCGCGGGCCACTCGCTGGGCGAGTACTCCGCGCTGGTGGCCGCGGGTGCGATGGACCTCCAGGACGCGGCGCGGGCGGTGCGCGCGCGCGGCACCTTCATGCAGGAGGCGGTGCCCGTGGGCACGGGCGGCATGGCCGTCATCCTGGGCCTCACCCCGGACGCGGTGAAGGCCGCCTGCGACGCCGCGGCGGAAGGGCAGGTCGTCTCCCCGGCCAACTACAACTCGCCCGAGCAGACGGTCATCGCGGGCCACGCGGCCGCGGTGGAGCGCGCGGGCGCGAGGTGCAAGGAGGCCGGGGCCAAGCGCGTCATGCCGCTGCCCGTCTCCGCGCCCTTCCACTGCGCGCTGATGGACCCCGTGAAGCCGCGCCTGGCGGAGGTGCTGGCGGGCGTGCGCATCAATGCGCCGTCCGTGCCGGTGGTGAGCAACGTGGAGGCCAGGCCCAACGCGGACGCCTCCCGCATCGTGCCGCTGCTCCTGGATCAGGTGAGCGCGCCCGTGCGTTGGATTGAATGCGTGGAGTCGCTGAAGGCGAACGGCGTCACGCACGTGGTGGAGCTGGGGCCGGGCAAGGTGCTGGGCGGACTCATCAAGCGCATCACCAAGGACATCGAATCGTTCAACGTCGAGAATGCCGCGACCCTGGAGAAGGTGCTCGCCGCGTTGGGGGCAGCATGA
- the ribE gene encoding 6,7-dimethyl-8-ribityllumazine synthase, with amino-acid sequence MPRYFEGDFLPPQGRFAICVSRFNSFITEELLKGAVDTLVRHGVKDDAIDVYRCPGTYELPGLTRRVSEGGQYAGIIVLGAVIRGGTPHFDYVAGECAKGIGSVAFSAAAGPKPASVTFGVLTCDTVEQAIDRAGVKAGNKGAEAALACIEMVNLFARMTGAERKG; translated from the coding sequence ATGCCTCGCTATTTCGAAGGGGATTTCCTCCCCCCCCAGGGCCGGTTCGCCATCTGCGTGTCCCGGTTCAACAGCTTCATCACGGAGGAGCTCTTGAAGGGCGCCGTGGACACCCTGGTACGCCATGGCGTGAAGGACGACGCCATCGACGTGTACCGCTGCCCCGGCACCTATGAGCTGCCCGGCCTCACCCGCCGCGTGTCGGAGGGTGGCCAGTACGCGGGCATCATCGTCCTGGGCGCGGTGATTCGCGGCGGCACCCCCCACTTCGACTACGTGGCCGGCGAATGCGCCAAGGGCATTGGTTCGGTGGCGTTCAGCGCGGCGGCCGGCCCGAAGCCGGCGTCGGTGACGTTCGGCGTCCTCACGTGCGATACCGTGGAGCAGGCCATCGACCGGGCGGGCGTGAAGGCGGGCAACAAGGGCGCGGAGGCCGCGCTGGCCTGCATCGAGATGGTCAACCTCTTCGCGCGCATGACGGGCGCGGAGCGAAAGGGGTAA
- the rpiB gene encoding ribose 5-phosphate isomerase B, whose protein sequence is MKVILASDHAGIELRQELVTLLKERGTDFQDLGPQTRESVDYPDFASRVAQAVVSESDTLGVLVCGTGIGMSIVANKHRGIRAALCTTEFEARMTRAHNDANVLCLGQRVVGAGVARGILEAFLSTAFEGGRHEKRVQKIRDVEAQQR, encoded by the coding sequence GTGAAAGTCATCCTCGCCTCCGACCATGCGGGCATCGAGCTGCGCCAGGAGCTGGTGACGCTCCTGAAGGAGCGCGGCACCGACTTCCAGGACCTGGGCCCCCAGACGCGCGAGTCCGTGGACTACCCGGACTTCGCCTCGCGGGTGGCGCAGGCGGTGGTTTCCGAGTCCGACACGCTGGGCGTGCTGGTGTGCGGCACCGGCATCGGGATGAGCATCGTGGCCAACAAGCACCGGGGCATCCGGGCGGCCCTCTGCACCACCGAGTTCGAGGCGCGGATGACCCGCGCGCACAACGACGCCAACGTGTTGTGCCTGGGCCAGCGCGTGGTGGGCGCGGGCGTGGCGCGCGGCATCCTGGAGGCCTTCCTCTCCACCGCCTTCGAGGGCGGCCGCCACGAGAAGCGCGTCCAGAAGATTCGCGACGTCGAGGCCCAGCAGCGCTGA
- a CDS encoding response regulator: MKFKVLIVEDSKVSREHIAATVEAVDGVEAIATASGFEALKLLPRQRFDLIITDINMPDINGLELINFVKKNPNYRDVPLIIVTTEGREQDRSRGMALGAAGYLVKPFQPEDLEALLRRFLKPL; encoded by the coding sequence ATGAAGTTCAAGGTGTTGATCGTCGAGGACTCCAAGGTGTCGCGCGAGCACATCGCCGCGACCGTGGAGGCCGTGGATGGCGTGGAGGCCATTGCCACCGCCAGCGGCTTCGAGGCGCTGAAGCTGCTGCCGCGCCAGCGCTTCGACCTCATCATCACCGACATCAACATGCCCGACATCAACGGGCTGGAGCTCATCAACTTCGTCAAGAAGAACCCCAACTACCGGGACGTGCCGCTCATCATCGTCACCACCGAGGGGCGTGAGCAGGACCGCTCGCGGGGCATGGCGCTGGGGGCCGCCGGCTACCTGGTGAAGCCGTTCCAGCCGGAGGACCTGGAGGCGCTCCTGCGGCGCTTCCTGAAGCCGCTGTGA
- the fabF gene encoding beta-ketoacyl-ACP synthase II, which translates to MSNRRVVITGTGIISALGTGTEKNWQAMLAGQSGISTITRFDLGKLDARIAGEVKDFQPEQFIDRREVRRMDLFAQYAMAAADMAVKESGLPIGPDAPHGYIPERVGVIVGSGIGGISSLEEQHRKGLEKGFDRLSPFFIIQMIVNMAPGLISMRYNCKGPNWAPVSACATSAHAIGEAWKSIRLGETDAAIAGGAEAAITPLGMGGFSVMKALSTRNDDPARASRPFDKERDGFVMGEGAGIVVLEEMEAAKKRGANILAEVVGYGANSDAYHVTQPAPEGEGAARCMRLALASAGMRPDEVGYVNAHGTSTPFNDANETKALKAVFGDHARKLAVSSTKSMTGHMLGAAGGAEAVVSVQVLTKNVLPPTINMTSPDPDCDLDYVPNTARDARVDAVMSNSFGFGGTNAVLVFKRFA; encoded by the coding sequence GTGTCAAACCGTCGAGTCGTCATCACCGGCACCGGCATCATTTCTGCGCTGGGCACCGGCACCGAGAAGAACTGGCAGGCGATGCTGGCCGGGCAATCCGGTATCAGCACGATCACCCGTTTCGACCTGGGGAAGCTCGACGCGCGAATCGCGGGCGAGGTGAAGGACTTCCAGCCCGAGCAGTTCATCGACAGGCGCGAAGTGCGCCGGATGGACCTGTTCGCCCAGTACGCGATGGCCGCGGCCGACATGGCGGTGAAGGAGTCGGGCCTGCCCATCGGCCCGGACGCGCCCCATGGCTACATCCCGGAGCGCGTGGGTGTCATCGTGGGCTCCGGCATCGGCGGCATCTCCTCTCTGGAGGAGCAGCACCGCAAGGGGCTGGAGAAGGGGTTCGACCGGCTGTCGCCCTTCTTCATCATCCAGATGATCGTCAACATGGCGCCTGGGCTCATCTCCATGCGCTACAACTGCAAGGGCCCCAACTGGGCCCCGGTGTCCGCGTGCGCCACCAGCGCGCACGCCATCGGCGAGGCCTGGAAGTCCATCCGCCTGGGTGAGACGGACGCGGCCATCGCCGGCGGCGCGGAAGCGGCCATCACGCCCCTGGGCATGGGCGGCTTCTCCGTGATGAAGGCCCTGTCCACGCGCAACGACGACCCGGCGCGCGCCAGCCGTCCCTTCGACAAGGAGCGCGACGGCTTCGTGATGGGCGAGGGCGCGGGCATCGTCGTCCTGGAGGAGATGGAGGCCGCGAAGAAGCGCGGCGCCAACATCCTGGCGGAGGTGGTGGGGTACGGGGCCAACTCGGACGCGTACCACGTCACCCAGCCGGCCCCGGAGGGCGAGGGCGCGGCGCGCTGCATGCGCCTGGCGCTGGCGTCCGCGGGCATGCGGCCGGACGAGGTGGGCTACGTCAACGCCCACGGCACGTCCACGCCGTTCAACGACGCCAACGAGACCAAGGCCCTCAAGGCCGTGTTCGGCGACCACGCACGCAAGCTGGCGGTGTCGTCCACCAAGTCCATGACGGGCCACATGCTCGGCGCGGCGGGTGGCGCGGAGGCGGTGGTGAGCGTGCAGGTGCTCACCAAGAACGTGCTGCCGCCCACCATCAACATGACGTCGCCGGACCCGGACTGCGACCTGGACTACGTGCCCAACACGGCGCGCGACGCCCGCGTCGACGCGGTGATGAGCAACTCGTTCGGCTTCGGCGGCACCAACGCGGTGCTGGTGTTCAAGCGCTTCGCCTGA
- the acpP gene encoding acyl carrier protein — MSTTATDVETKIKSIIADQLGVGEDEIKPESSFIEDLGADSLDIVELVMAMEEEFEVEIPDDEAENIKTVGDAVNYVKTHKK; from the coding sequence ATGTCCACCACCGCAACCGACGTGGAAACCAAGATCAAGTCCATCATCGCCGACCAGCTCGGTGTGGGTGAGGATGAGATCAAGCCTGAGTCGTCCTTCATCGAAGACCTGGGCGCGGACAGCCTCGACATCGTCGAGCTGGTCATGGCGATGGAAGAGGAGTTCGAGGTCGAGATTCCGGATGACGAGGCGGAGAACATCAAGACCGTCGGCGACGCCGTGAACTACGTGAAGACCCACAAGAAGTAG
- the nrdR gene encoding transcriptional regulator NrdR yields the protein MRCPFCQDPENKVIDSRESHEGSVIRRRRECLACKRRFTTYERVEELYPLIVKKDGRREAFDREKMLNGLKKACEKRPVSAAQLEATVEDIERLLQGMGEKEVPSSSIGEHVMRRLQQLDEVAYVRFASVYRSFRDISEFMHELKDLLEDQERERKAKPPVTPPKDG from the coding sequence GTGCGCTGCCCCTTCTGTCAGGACCCGGAGAACAAGGTCATCGACTCGCGCGAGTCGCACGAGGGCTCCGTCATCCGGCGGCGCCGCGAGTGCCTGGCCTGCAAGCGCCGCTTCACCACGTACGAGCGGGTGGAGGAGCTCTACCCGCTCATCGTGAAGAAGGACGGGCGCCGTGAGGCCTTCGACCGCGAGAAGATGCTCAACGGCCTGAAGAAGGCGTGTGAGAAGCGCCCGGTGTCCGCCGCGCAGCTGGAGGCGACGGTGGAGGACATCGAGCGGCTGCTCCAGGGGATGGGGGAGAAAGAGGTTCCCTCCTCATCCATTGGCGAGCACGTGATGCGGCGGTTACAGCAGCTGGACGAGGTGGCCTACGTGCGCTTCGCGTCCGTGTACCGAAGCTTCCGGGACATCTCCGAGTTCATGCACGAGCTGAAGGACCTGCTCGAGGACCAGGAGCGTGAGCGCAAGGCGAAGCCGCCTGTGACTCCGCCCAAGGACGGTTAG
- a CDS encoding M17 family peptidase N-terminal domain-containing protein, which translates to MSQTQTLDVGLEGLDALTGVDALCLFVAEDDRPLPSSAGYVDWRLCGALSRVLQGGFFTGVKDDWLLLPSDGKLTVPRIFVVGLGSRKRLDAASLGEALAGAAKVLSRAKVEAVALEVPQGSSLSDSARAEAYQRQFLPAFKGGRVSLLADKGLVGSLSSRKG; encoded by the coding sequence GTGAGCCAGACGCAGACCCTGGACGTGGGCCTGGAGGGCCTGGACGCGCTGACCGGGGTGGACGCCCTCTGCCTCTTCGTGGCCGAGGACGACCGCCCCCTGCCGTCCTCCGCCGGCTACGTGGACTGGCGGCTGTGCGGCGCCCTGTCCCGCGTGCTCCAGGGCGGGTTCTTCACCGGCGTGAAGGACGACTGGCTCCTGTTGCCGTCGGACGGGAAGCTGACCGTGCCGCGCATCTTCGTGGTGGGGCTGGGCTCCCGGAAGCGCCTGGACGCGGCCTCGCTGGGAGAGGCACTGGCGGGCGCGGCGAAGGTCTTGAGCCGCGCGAAGGTGGAAGCCGTGGCCTTGGAGGTGCCCCAGGGGTCTTCCCTGAGCGACTCCGCCCGCGCGGAGGCGTACCAGCGGCAGTTCCTGCCCGCGTTCAAGGGGGGACGGGTGTCGCTCCTCGCGGACAAGGGGCTTGTCGGGTCGCTGTCATCCCGGAAGGGTTGA